From one Haloarcula sp. DT43 genomic stretch:
- a CDS encoding translation initiation factor eIF-1A, with the protein MSDDSGRRNLRMPTSDEMFAVVTEHLGGNHVRIRCEDGETRLGRIPGRMKFRTWINEDDIVLAEPWDWQDEKANIEWRYKGQDADQLRSEGHIDSLTA; encoded by the coding sequence ATTCAGGGCGGCGGAACCTCCGCATGCCTACAAGTGACGAGATGTTCGCAGTCGTAACAGAACACCTTGGCGGGAACCACGTCCGTATCCGCTGTGAGGACGGCGAGACCCGACTCGGCCGGATTCCGGGCCGGATGAAGTTCCGGACCTGGATTAACGAGGACGACATCGTTCTCGCCGAACCGTGGGACTGGCAAGACGAGAAGGCCAACATCGAATGGCGCTACAAGGGGCAGGACGCCGACCAGCTCCGTTCGGAAGGCCACATCGACTCGCTGACCGCCTAA